A stretch of Lentibacillus sp. JNUCC-1 DNA encodes these proteins:
- a CDS encoding alpha/beta hydrolase: protein MAGCLIIHGYTGGPFEVEPLATYLRQSLNWDIRMPTLPGHGETIAIEDMSHKKWIQASEDTLKQLLKQHDDVYVIGFSMGG from the coding sequence ATGGCTGGTTGTTTGATTATCCACGGATATACAGGCGGCCCTTTTGAAGTGGAACCATTGGCGACGTATTTGCGCCAGTCTTTGAATTGGGATATTAGAATGCCAACTCTGCCGGGGCATGGGGAAACGATTGCGATAGAAGACATGTCTCATAAAAAATGGATTCAAGCTTCTGAGGATACACTGAAACAATTGCTAAAACAGCATGACGACGTGTATGTGATTGGCTTTTCAATGGGGGGATGA
- a CDS encoding response regulator transcription factor, producing MGKAQILIVEDERKLSRLLQLELDYENYETTVVDNGKDALRQVEEGQWDLVLLDIMLPELSGLEVLRRVRRTDEATPIILLTARDQVHDKVSGLDHGANDYITKPFQIEELLARIRVHLRQPVKEAITQGNVIKVCDMEINLDAHEVQRAGQAIQLTPREFDLLACLAQNKNIVLTREQLIEHVWGYDYFGDTNVVDVYIRYLRQKIDNGFDYPCIQTVRGVGYSIKDHA from the coding sequence ATGGGGAAGGCCCAGATATTAATAGTGGAAGACGAACGAAAGCTCAGCCGTTTGCTGCAGCTTGAATTGGACTATGAAAACTATGAAACGACAGTGGTGGATAATGGGAAGGACGCATTGAGGCAGGTGGAGGAAGGTCAATGGGATCTCGTTCTTCTGGACATTATGCTGCCAGAGCTGAGCGGCCTTGAAGTGCTGCGCCGGGTGCGCCGCACAGATGAAGCGACACCTATTATCCTCCTGACAGCCCGTGACCAGGTTCATGATAAAGTGAGCGGACTTGATCACGGAGCCAATGATTATATCACTAAGCCATTTCAAATTGAAGAACTGCTGGCACGAATTCGTGTTCACTTGCGTCAGCCTGTGAAAGAAGCTATTACCCAGGGGAATGTGATTAAGGTTTGTGACATGGAAATTAATTTGGATGCGCATGAAGTTCAGCGGGCAGGCCAGGCTATTCAGCTGACGCCGCGTGAATTTGATCTGCTGGCATGTCTGGCCCAAAATAAAAACATTGTCTTGACACGTGAACAGTTGATTGAACATGTGTGGGGGTATGATTATTTCGGCGATACAAATGTCGTTGATGTCTATATCCGATATTTACGCCAAAAGATTGACAATGGTTTTGACTATCCATGCATTCAAACTGTCCGTGGCGTCGGCTATTCCATAAAGGATCATGCTTAA
- a CDS encoding glutaredoxin family protein → MNHKDIVVYVSNNCSSSETVINQLERWNVDYKAKNVSKDQEIMSELQEQGIFGTPATFVGNEPILGPQLSKLKRKIGV, encoded by the coding sequence ATGAATCATAAAGACATCGTTGTATATGTAAGCAACAATTGCAGCTCAAGTGAAACAGTCATTAACCAGCTGGAGAGATGGAATGTTGATTATAAAGCAAAAAACGTTTCAAAGGATCAGGAAATTATGAGTGAACTGCAGGAACAGGGCATATTTGGGACTCCTGCAACGTTTGTTGGAAATGAACCGATATTAGGTCCGCAGCTTAGCAAGCTTAAACGAAAAATAGGCGTCTAG
- the acpS gene encoding holo-ACP synthase translates to MIKGIGTDLIELNRIIKQMDKGERLAERVLTEQERDIYHALPNQTRKAEYLGGRFAAKEAFAKAAGKGIGEHYSFKDIEILNNEIGAPVMTVKKMGTVNIFVSISHAKAYAQAFVVIEQPV, encoded by the coding sequence ATGATTAAAGGCATAGGCACGGATTTGATTGAATTAAATCGGATTATAAAACAGATGGATAAGGGCGAACGCCTTGCAGAACGAGTATTGACGGAACAGGAACGTGATATCTATCATGCCCTGCCAAATCAAACCCGCAAAGCTGAATATCTTGGCGGGCGTTTTGCTGCTAAAGAAGCGTTTGCTAAGGCAGCAGGAAAAGGCATTGGAGAACATTATAGTTTTAAAGATATTGAGATCCTAAACAATGAAATAGGTGCGCCTGTCATGACAGTTAAGAAAATGGGCACTGTGAACATTTTCGTCTCGATCAGCCATGCAAAGGCTTATGCTCAGGCATTTGTGGTGATCGAACAGCCAGTTTAA
- a CDS encoding HAMP domain-containing sensor histidine kinase — MKLRTKIQLFSSLFMLILLLLINTSVYYLFYKITAESELDELVEQTNTIVRRLNDDPNISEKKLLRAYLPQDGMIRVVQEDESLLLGSLTRESEYTDIPPEFSRGEKHYVTSRGNGLYTATVAKPIIWTNGDIVTLEVTRHLNALKENMNTLLYVLIAASLLMLIPTYVAGLMLARFLLSPIRALTRTMQTNSKESEWQKIEVNNRSKDELFEMEATFNQMIEHLKANFEKQEMFVSDASHELKTPISIIKSYAQMVRRRGYDDRDVLIESIETIESEADRMQKLVEQMLELAKNKGTHELENVNLSSLVTETAETFERAYNRDVILNEQDDHVLVKGSHDQLQQIFYILIDNAFKYSDGDIHVTVRTEHNLACVDIADEGPGIPEKAQPDVFNRFYRIDKARSRETGGTGLGLAIAKTIAQTHDGDLTLTSIVGKGTTFTLELPALIEK, encoded by the coding sequence ATGAAGCTGCGAACGAAGATCCAACTGTTCTCAAGTCTTTTCATGCTCATATTGCTTTTATTGATTAATACATCGGTTTATTATTTATTTTACAAAATCACTGCTGAAAGTGAACTGGATGAGCTTGTGGAACAAACCAATACGATTGTCAGACGGCTGAATGACGACCCGAATATTTCTGAAAAAAAGTTGCTCCGTGCCTATTTGCCTCAGGACGGTATGATTCGGGTTGTGCAAGAAGATGAATCCCTCCTATTGGGGTCGCTTACACGTGAAAGCGAGTACACCGATATCCCTCCTGAATTTAGCCGGGGAGAGAAGCATTATGTGACTTCAAGAGGGAACGGTCTTTATACGGCTACCGTTGCCAAACCAATTATTTGGACAAACGGTGATATTGTAACTCTAGAGGTGACACGGCACTTAAACGCGCTAAAAGAAAATATGAACACATTGCTATACGTGCTGATTGCTGCCTCACTGCTCATGCTAATCCCGACGTATGTGGCCGGGCTCATGCTCGCACGTTTTCTGCTTAGCCCAATCAGAGCTCTGACAAGAACAATGCAGACGAACAGTAAGGAATCCGAGTGGCAAAAGATTGAAGTGAACAACCGTTCCAAAGATGAACTTTTCGAAATGGAAGCTACATTCAATCAAATGATTGAACACCTGAAAGCGAACTTTGAAAAGCAGGAAATGTTTGTTTCGGATGCGTCCCATGAGTTAAAAACACCAATTTCCATTATCAAGAGCTATGCTCAGATGGTGCGACGCCGCGGGTATGATGACAGGGATGTGCTAATCGAGTCGATCGAGACAATTGAATCTGAAGCAGATCGCATGCAAAAGCTGGTTGAACAGATGTTGGAACTAGCCAAAAATAAAGGCACCCACGAACTTGAGAATGTCAATTTGTCCAGTCTCGTCACTGAGACAGCCGAAACGTTCGAAAGAGCATACAATCGTGACGTTATCTTAAACGAACAAGATGACCATGTATTGGTAAAAGGCTCACACGATCAGCTGCAGCAAATCTTCTACATTTTGATTGACAACGCCTTTAAATACAGTGATGGTGATATCCATGTTACAGTAAGAACAGAGCACAACTTGGCTTGTGTGGATATTGCCGATGAAGGTCCAGGCATTCCAGAAAAGGCACAACCCGATGTTTTCAACCGCTTTTATCGGATTGATAAGGCGAGAAGCAGGGAAACTGGCGGGACTGGTCTTGGTCTGGCTATAGCCAAGACGATTGCCCAGACGCATGATGGCGATCTCACGTTAACAAGCATAGTTGGTAAAGGGACAACATTTACGTTGGAACTTCCAGCCCTTATTGAAAAGTGA
- a CDS encoding DEAD/DEAH box helicase: MTTFNELNISTPIMKALEKMGFEEATPIQSETIPHAMQGKDVIGQAQTGTGKTAAFGIPMIEHINPKDRNIQGLVVAPTRELAIQVAEELNRLGRIKGVRSLPIYGGSHMGRQIRALKDGQHIVVATPGRLLDHMRRKTIRTSDVQYIVLDEADEMLNMGFIDDIRDILKNVPEQRQTLLFSATMPKEIRDIATNMMNSPEEIKVKSKEMTVENIDQYFVEIPERFKFDTLSNHLDVNDPDLAIVFSRTKKRVDEIAEGLQARGFRAEGIHGDLTQRSRTSVLNKFKNNRVDVLVATDVAARGLDISGVTHVYNFDIPQDPESYVHRIGRTGRAGRTGEAISFVTPREIPHLRLIEKVTKSKMKRMNAPTNQEAKRGQQQITADKVLDMIEKGELEGYHETANELLRDHDSITVIAAALKMLTKERRDVPVKLTSIAPVSVKKAHHGSGKNNQRRNNNNKRFYGKRDNKRNYGGSRNRKGNFQKRRNRD; the protein is encoded by the coding sequence GTGACAACTTTTAATGAATTAAATATATCCACGCCTATTATGAAGGCATTGGAGAAGATGGGGTTTGAAGAAGCAACACCGATTCAATCCGAGACCATTCCACATGCCATGCAAGGCAAGGATGTAATAGGACAAGCACAGACAGGAACCGGTAAAACAGCCGCGTTCGGTATTCCGATGATTGAACACATCAATCCAAAAGACCGCAATATTCAAGGTCTGGTCGTCGCACCGACACGTGAACTGGCCATACAGGTCGCCGAAGAACTGAACAGACTGGGACGCATCAAAGGTGTGCGTTCGCTGCCAATTTATGGCGGATCACACATGGGCAGACAAATCCGAGCGCTTAAGGACGGACAACATATTGTTGTGGCTACACCTGGCCGCTTACTCGACCATATGCGCCGAAAAACCATTCGTACAAGCGATGTGCAATATATTGTACTGGATGAAGCAGATGAAATGCTAAACATGGGCTTTATTGATGACATTCGTGATATTTTGAAGAATGTGCCTGAACAACGTCAGACATTGCTTTTCTCGGCAACCATGCCAAAAGAAATTCGCGATATTGCCACCAATATGATGAACAGCCCGGAAGAAATCAAGGTAAAATCCAAAGAAATGACGGTTGAGAATATCGATCAATATTTCGTGGAGATTCCGGAACGATTCAAATTTGATACACTTTCCAATCACTTGGATGTTAATGATCCCGATCTGGCTATTGTGTTTAGCCGCACGAAAAAACGGGTTGATGAGATTGCGGAAGGCTTGCAAGCAAGAGGCTTTCGAGCTGAAGGCATCCACGGTGATTTGACGCAGCGCAGCCGGACAAGTGTGTTGAACAAGTTTAAAAACAACCGGGTAGACGTGCTCGTTGCGACAGACGTTGCAGCACGCGGCTTGGATATTTCCGGTGTGACTCATGTGTATAACTTTGATATTCCGCAGGACCCGGAGAGTTATGTACACCGCATTGGACGTACAGGACGGGCAGGACGTACAGGGGAAGCCATTTCGTTTGTAACCCCGCGTGAAATTCCGCATCTGCGTCTGATCGAAAAAGTCACAAAGAGTAAGATGAAACGCATGAATGCCCCTACCAATCAGGAAGCAAAGCGTGGTCAGCAGCAAATCACGGCTGACAAAGTGCTGGACATGATTGAAAAAGGTGAGTTAGAGGGCTATCATGAAACAGCGAATGAACTGCTGCGGGATCATGATTCCATCACTGTCATTGCAGCGGCTCTTAAAATGCTGACGAAAGAACGCCGGGATGTGCCGGTCAAGCTGACTTCCATTGCACCAGTCAGTGTAAAAAAAGCACACCACGGCAGCGGGAAAAATAACCAACGTCGCAATAACAACAATAAGCGTTTTTATGGCAAACGTGATAACAAACGCAATTATGGCGGTAGTCGCAACCGCAAAGGGAATTTCCAAAAACGCCGAAACCGTGACTGA
- a CDS encoding PH domain-containing protein: protein MRLPPKQTISTDAIKAWRITASLYILIVWALIIANGIFVFMFDYSKWALWGGLAFGVLLTYLFVLKIPSLRWRRWRYEVFDQEIYIQHGILIVTRTLIPMIRVQHVDTKQGPILKRYQLASITISTAATTHEIPALDDEDASNLRDRISALARVDEDDV from the coding sequence ATGAGATTACCACCAAAACAAACCATTTCCACTGATGCCATTAAAGCCTGGAGGATAACTGCATCTTTATATATATTGATTGTGTGGGCACTGATTATCGCTAACGGCATCTTTGTATTTATGTTTGATTATTCCAAGTGGGCACTTTGGGGCGGACTAGCCTTTGGGGTCTTGCTTACATATTTGTTTGTCCTTAAAATACCTTCTCTCAGATGGCGCAGATGGCGTTATGAGGTGTTTGACCAGGAGATTTATATCCAACACGGTATTTTGATTGTCACCCGCACCCTGATCCCAATGATTCGGGTGCAACATGTCGATACAAAACAAGGCCCAATATTAAAAAGGTATCAACTCGCCAGCATAACAATTTCTACAGCAGCCACAACTCATGAAATTCCAGCATTGGATGATGAGGACGCATCTAATTTACGTGACCGAATCTCGGCACTGGCGAGGGTGGATGAAGACGATGTCTGA
- a CDS encoding ABC transporter ATP-binding protein, whose translation MKALEAVNVSMHVKEARLIENVSFTLKKGTVLGLVGHNGAGKSTLIKTIMGVLEKTTGSIVVNETFDQDAHLLEYKQCLSYIPEEPLLLTELTVMQHFQLYGQSYGLAEKELNARVDPYISGFELKDKLNEYPDALSKGMRQKVQTICALLPDTSILIIDEPFMGLDVYAMEYLVDLIREKVSNGTSVILSTHQLERVKDIADSYLMLQEGQVQEEGPISAFDIIQRRTEI comes from the coding sequence GTGAAAGCTCTTGAGGCCGTTAATGTCAGTATGCATGTTAAGGAAGCGCGTTTAATTGAAAATGTGTCGTTTACGCTCAAAAAAGGTACGGTGCTTGGCCTGGTTGGTCACAATGGCGCTGGCAAGTCCACATTAATCAAAACAATTATGGGGGTCCTCGAGAAAACCACCGGATCAATCGTTGTTAATGAAACGTTTGATCAAGACGCTCACCTGCTGGAATATAAACAATGTCTGTCATACATACCTGAAGAACCATTGCTTTTAACTGAGTTGACTGTCATGCAGCACTTTCAACTCTACGGACAAAGTTACGGTTTGGCTGAAAAGGAGCTTAACGCGCGTGTGGATCCTTATATAAGCGGATTCGAGCTCAAGGATAAACTAAATGAATATCCGGATGCATTATCTAAGGGCATGCGTCAGAAAGTCCAGACCATTTGTGCCCTCTTGCCTGACACCTCCATTCTGATTATAGATGAGCCTTTTATGGGACTTGACGTCTATGCAATGGAATATTTGGTTGATCTGATTCGTGAGAAAGTATCAAACGGTACAAGCGTTATTCTGTCCACCCACCAGCTTGAACGGGTTAAGGACATCGCTGATTCCTATTTGATGCTCCAGGAAGGACAAGTTCAAGAAGAAGGGCCGATCAGCGCGTTTGATATTATTCAAAGGCGGACTGAAATATGA
- a CDS encoding alpha/beta hydrolase: MIAGYLAAKYPVKKLVLLAPSRRFLSFKQITRDIGNVVYDGIRGRLRENQIYAHYSKKLRSVPVKANIEFLKLIRHTRSYVHQIKAPVLIAQGQQDNMVPYKTALHLDKEIASEQKEIVLFEKSRHLLCLGSDGESLNKIVLDFLNT; this comes from the coding sequence ATGATTGCAGGTTATCTGGCAGCAAAGTATCCTGTCAAAAAACTTGTCCTCCTTGCACCATCCAGGAGATTTCTGTCCTTTAAACAGATCACCCGGGACATTGGGAATGTTGTTTATGACGGTATTCGAGGAAGATTGCGTGAGAATCAGATTTATGCGCACTACAGCAAGAAATTAAGATCTGTTCCGGTTAAAGCGAATATTGAGTTTTTAAAGCTTATCCGGCATACCCGCTCATACGTTCATCAGATCAAAGCTCCGGTATTGATCGCACAGGGACAGCAAGACAATATGGTCCCCTACAAGACTGCCCTGCATCTCGACAAGGAGATTGCTTCAGAACAAAAAGAAATCGTTCTCTTCGAAAAATCCCGCCATCTGTTATGCCTCGGGAGCGACGGTGAATCGCTAAATAAAATCGTATTGGACTTTTTGAACACATAA
- a CDS encoding PepSY domain-containing protein, which produces MKKKMVMAGSAVAAAAILGLGLYHSDASQADTLSTTDIKQMVQDQYPGTITEIELDKSTNKSVYEVEIEGENKSYDLTLNAETGEVLSLEEKTVFTNKKADKEEDNKLVVKEKEDADQAAENKQDTKKNVKKQEAQSSSKEQSAKKEQPKQSNQDKGMIGGKEASRIALNEIDFPGTVVSVELDEDDGRMIYEVEIEGENGEADVEIDAYTGKIIVLEVDLDDYDDDNDDSNDNNDSD; this is translated from the coding sequence ATGAAAAAGAAAATGGTTATGGCAGGCAGTGCCGTCGCCGCAGCAGCCATTCTGGGATTGGGACTTTATCATTCTGATGCTTCACAAGCAGATACGCTGTCTACAACCGATATTAAGCAAATGGTACAGGATCAATATCCTGGCACCATTACCGAAATAGAACTGGATAAGTCCACTAATAAATCCGTATATGAAGTGGAAATAGAAGGTGAAAATAAATCATATGACCTGACACTGAATGCTGAAACAGGCGAGGTATTAAGTCTTGAAGAAAAAACTGTCTTCACAAATAAAAAGGCAGATAAAGAAGAGGATAATAAACTTGTAGTAAAAGAAAAAGAAGATGCTGATCAGGCAGCTGAAAACAAGCAAGACACAAAGAAGAATGTTAAAAAACAAGAAGCTCAATCCTCCTCCAAGGAACAGTCTGCTAAAAAAGAACAGCCAAAACAAAGCAATCAGGACAAGGGCATGATTGGCGGCAAAGAAGCTTCGCGAATCGCCTTGAATGAAATAGATTTTCCCGGGACTGTCGTGTCCGTTGAATTGGATGAAGACGATGGACGCATGATTTATGAAGTGGAAATAGAAGGTGAAAACGGGGAAGCAGATGTTGAAATCGATGCCTACACAGGGAAGATTATCGTCCTCGAAGTTGACCTTGATGATTATGACGATGACAACGACGACAGCAACGACAACAATGACAGTGATTAA
- a CDS encoding PH domain-containing protein — protein sequence MSEPKRLHPVAVIFNMIKTLKEWIFGAVGIVALALKEGELLILGIASGVMLMLILLVSFLKWLRYTYAVEGDELRIEQGIFIRKKRYISKNRIQAIDLTQSVIHRLTGLVRVEIETAGSGSDTEASLKAVAYEEGVWLREQLKYAVGHDENAEDEMLNTPNEIVKKQITFERLFIAGSTSGSLGVLAALAGVLFTQLEQVIPAHVYDDAWAWVVDQSLIILGIFGVIGALLLWMLGIAGTMIKYGHFTITRQGDELFIQRGLLEKKQITVPLKRIQAIGFRQSVLRQPFGFGTLYAEIAGALWKKTVTFPLCCFRL from the coding sequence ATGTCTGAACCAAAACGACTGCATCCAGTGGCGGTTATCTTTAATATGATCAAAACATTGAAGGAATGGATTTTTGGGGCAGTAGGTATCGTAGCTTTAGCCCTTAAAGAGGGAGAACTTTTAATACTTGGTATTGCGTCTGGTGTCATGCTGATGCTTATTTTGCTTGTCAGTTTTTTGAAATGGCTGAGGTATACTTATGCAGTGGAAGGCGATGAACTTCGGATCGAACAAGGGATTTTCATCCGGAAGAAGCGGTATATTTCCAAAAACCGTATTCAAGCCATAGATTTAACGCAAAGTGTAATTCATCGCTTGACAGGGCTTGTGCGAGTCGAGATAGAAACTGCAGGAAGTGGCAGTGATACGGAAGCCTCTCTGAAAGCTGTTGCATATGAGGAAGGTGTTTGGCTTCGTGAACAGCTTAAATATGCAGTGGGACATGATGAAAATGCTGAGGACGAGATGCTGAATACACCAAACGAAATTGTCAAAAAGCAGATTACATTTGAACGCCTGTTTATTGCCGGGAGTACTTCCGGGAGTTTAGGTGTGCTGGCAGCGCTTGCCGGGGTGTTGTTTACGCAGCTGGAGCAAGTGATTCCAGCGCATGTATATGACGATGCATGGGCATGGGTTGTTGATCAAAGCTTGATCATCCTGGGGATCTTTGGCGTGATCGGAGCCCTGTTACTCTGGATGCTAGGTATTGCCGGTACGATGATTAAATACGGGCATTTTACCATTACAAGACAGGGGGATGAACTCTTCATACAAAGAGGTTTGCTTGAGAAGAAACAAATTACGGTCCCGCTTAAACGCATTCAAGCAATTGGTTTCAGGCAGAGCGTGCTTCGTCAACCATTCGGATTTGGGACACTGTATGCAGAAATTGCAGGGGCTCTTTGGAAGAAAACAGTGACTTTTCCACTGTGCTGTTTCCGATTATGA
- a CDS encoding rhomboid family intramembrane serine protease, with amino-acid sequence MFIRNERSIKEFVQLYPIVSILVAIHIVLYVMIDILQLPFAYDLLNWGIGFNPAVSAGEYWRLITPIFFHAGLMHMLFNSFSLVLFGPALEQMLGRFKFSLAYLLMGIAGNVGTYIMNPDSPTAHLGASGAIYGIFGIYIYMIAMRKDLIDQGSTQIIMVIFIIGMVMTFLRPNINISAHVFGFVGGLALAPLILIGVQAWSPWRTQRTRRSDKEGIQFDPNRWKKKAKRKKRITTFLWIALGALVLIGLLSRINIL; translated from the coding sequence ATGTTTATTCGAAATGAAAGAAGCATCAAGGAGTTCGTTCAGCTTTACCCGATTGTGTCGATCCTTGTTGCCATTCACATTGTTCTTTATGTAATGATCGATATTTTACAGTTGCCCTTTGCATATGACCTGTTGAACTGGGGCATCGGTTTTAACCCCGCTGTGAGCGCAGGTGAGTACTGGCGTCTGATCACCCCAATCTTCTTTCACGCAGGGCTTATGCATATGCTGTTCAACTCGTTTTCACTTGTCTTATTCGGTCCGGCATTGGAACAGATGCTGGGTAGATTCAAATTCAGTCTTGCCTATCTCCTGATGGGCATCGCCGGCAACGTTGGCACCTATATCATGAATCCCGACTCTCCAACAGCACACCTTGGCGCATCTGGCGCTATCTATGGCATATTCGGGATCTATATCTATATGATTGCCATGCGGAAGGATCTCATCGATCAGGGAAGCACCCAGATCATCATGGTCATCTTTATTATCGGAATGGTCATGACGTTTCTGAGACCTAACATTAACATTTCCGCTCACGTCTTCGGATTTGTCGGCGGTCTCGCGCTTGCGCCTCTGATTCTAATTGGTGTTCAAGCGTGGTCACCATGGCGCACGCAGCGCACGCGCCGTTCTGATAAAGAAGGAATCCAGTTTGATCCAAACCGCTGGAAGAAGAAGGCCAAGCGCAAGAAAAGAATCACAACTTTTTTATGGATTGCTTTAGGCGCGCTTGTTTTAATCGGACTCCTGAGTCGGATTAATATATTATAA
- a CDS encoding DMT family transporter, which yields MRLPPFNPYAAIVIGVISVSLSAVLVKLADQAPASIIANYRLLLAVIIMLPYILLKRTHEFRLIHKKDWLLSILAGVFLAFHFIVWFESLNYTSVASSVVLVTLQPIFAFLGTFLFFKERFSAGAVFSMLIAILGSFIISWGDFQISGMALFGDMLALGGAVLITGYFLMGQQVRKRLSLMTYTFVVYGISSITLIIYNIVLGEAFTGYPLDHWAIFLALAIVPTFFGHTLFNWALKWLSTSTISMAIVFEPVGASILAYLILGEVITGAQLLGGSIVIFGLFLFILATTRKRKVTLSKKEQL from the coding sequence ATGCGGCTTCCTCCGTTTAACCCATATGCAGCAATTGTAATAGGTGTCATATCGGTGTCGCTATCCGCTGTTCTTGTAAAACTGGCTGACCAAGCACCGGCATCTATCATAGCGAATTACCGATTGTTATTGGCAGTCATCATTATGCTGCCATATATTCTTTTGAAACGCACTCATGAGTTCAGGCTAATCCATAAAAAAGATTGGCTGCTTTCTATTCTTGCCGGTGTTTTCTTGGCGTTTCATTTTATTGTTTGGTTTGAATCATTGAATTATACGTCCGTTGCAAGTTCTGTTGTGCTCGTCACATTGCAGCCGATCTTTGCCTTTCTTGGTACGTTTTTATTTTTTAAAGAACGTTTTTCCGCAGGGGCTGTTTTCAGTATGCTGATTGCGATTCTGGGCAGCTTTATTATCAGCTGGGGCGACTTTCAGATCAGCGGCATGGCACTGTTTGGCGATATGCTGGCACTTGGCGGAGCAGTGCTCATCACCGGATACTTCCTGATGGGGCAGCAAGTCAGGAAACGTCTGTCTTTAATGACGTATACATTCGTGGTCTACGGCATAAGCTCTATCACACTCATTATTTACAACATCGTCCTTGGTGAAGCTTTTACAGGTTATCCGCTTGACCACTGGGCCATTTTTCTGGCATTGGCAATTGTACCAACGTTTTTTGGTCACACACTGTTTAATTGGGCCTTAAAATGGCTTAGCACTTCCACCATCTCAATGGCAATCGTATTTGAGCCTGTGGGAGCGAGCATTCTGGCATACCTCATATTGGGAGAGGTTATAACAGGGGCACAGCTTCTTGGTGGTTCCATCGTCATATTTGGGCTGTTCTTGTTTATTCTGGCGACAACCCGGAAGCGCAAAGTAACTTTGTCGAAAAAAGAACAGTTGTAA